The proteins below are encoded in one region of Brassica napus cultivar Da-Ae chromosome A6, Da-Ae, whole genome shotgun sequence:
- the LOC106351052 gene encoding uncharacterized protein LOC106351052 codes for MEDDRRTTPKSGERSPDTSPEMSSSDFEFGSLTPSSPSHSEHSPADHLFLNGRLLPHTFPITRSASRTTSENTFRSDSTSSRSSVSSCSPTSFTPRTSTCSVFKEETNVTCFGSRSEKTRSVRSGTCGMRNMPSSILDLKKPPSNNGKRVNTTATNRHSYIPTQCKRKKATEIVTAQLYGSYTRRWQHITPVFKREGSVKSNGGGIKVGGRKKKTVRGKKKKKAEERRGSKLMKWWKRVLKAVMLACRECHAMEPQRVVNYDADVKEKITKCS; via the coding sequence ATGGAGGACGACCGGAGAACTACCCCAAAGTCCGGCGAAAGAAGCCCGGATACATCGCCGGAGATGTCATCATCTGACTTTGAATTTGGATCGTTGACTCCTTCTTCCCCTTCCCATTCTGAACATTCTCCCGCCGATCACCTTTTTCTCAACGGCCGTCTATTACCACACACTTTTCCGATAACCCGTTCGGCGTCACGTACGACCAGCGAAAACACATTCCGGAGCGACAGCACGAGCAGCCGGAGTAGTGTTAGCAGCTGCAGCCCGACATCTTTTACTCCAAGAACAAGCACTTGCAGTGTCTTCAAAGAAGAGACTAACGTGACTTGTTTTGGTTCTCGGTCTGAGAAGACTAGGAGCGTAAGGTCAGGGACTTGCGGCATGAGAAACATGCCATCCTCAATATTGGATTTAAAGAAGCCACCATCCAACAATGGTAAAAGAGTCAATACTACAGCGACGAATAGGCATTCATATATCCCCACGCAATGCAAGAGAAAGAAGGCGACGGAGATAGTGACGGCGCAGCTTTACGGGTCGTATACGAGGAGGTGGCAGCATATAACTCCGGTGTTTAAGAGAGAAGGGTCGGTGAAAAGTAACGGAGGAGGGATTAAGGTTGGTGGAAGGAAGAAAAAGACGGTAagggggaagaagaagaagaaggcggaGGAGAGAAGAGGAAGTAAGTTAATGAAGTGGTGGAAGAGGGTTTTAAAGGCGGTGATGTTGGCTTGCAGGGAGTGTCATGCAATGGAGCCTCAACGAGTTGTTAATTATGATGCTGATGTGAAAGAGAAGATAACTAAATGTTCATGA